A section of the Streptomyces sp. NBC_01591 genome encodes:
- a CDS encoding transcriptional regulator, which yields MASQPGLSDLRRAKFARRLPAALSELAGPEHGAVSLPLHLAWSGLTTFDLDRPRLRMSYYRIVLAEGQHDDLVQYLNRDLLVGLWPALRTLVSRDVREVWESAFGELAHSTQAAA from the coding sequence ATGGCATCACAGCCCGGTCTTTCCGATCTCCGTCGTGCGAAGTTCGCCCGGCGCCTACCCGCAGCGCTCTCCGAGCTTGCCGGCCCCGAACACGGCGCAGTGAGTCTGCCGCTCCACCTTGCATGGTCGGGGCTGACCACGTTCGACCTCGACCGTCCTCGGCTGCGGATGAGCTACTACCGCATCGTCCTGGCCGAGGGCCAGCACGACGACCTGGTCCAATACCTCAACCGGGACCTTCTCGTCGGCCTGTGGCCCGCACTGCGCACACTGGTCAGCCGTGATGTCCGTGAGGTCTGGGAGAGCGCCTTCGGCGAGCTGGCTCACAGCACTCAGGCCGCTGCGTGA
- a CDS encoding nucleotidyl transferase AbiEii/AbiGii toxin family protein: MNLTDLHRRLLADVLAVGGTYPLALTGGYAVQAHGLVDRLSQDLDVATENPDRMEDIATVVRTGLEQRGWRVRALETDPLSARLIVTDPASREECEVDILKEALWRPPVHTEHGLVLSLEDVVGTKVRALADRGLARDLIDVQAATDRWNPVELEELGRRHARDSFDLSELQARLGGADWIDDTEFAAYGLDEQAITGLRQWAQTWADDIGERLQELETPHED; the protein is encoded by the coding sequence GTGAATCTCACGGACCTGCACCGCCGCTTGCTTGCAGACGTGCTCGCTGTGGGCGGCACTTACCCCCTCGCGCTCACCGGCGGCTATGCGGTCCAGGCACACGGCTTGGTCGACCGGCTCAGCCAGGACCTCGATGTCGCAACCGAGAACCCAGATCGTATGGAGGACATCGCTACCGTCGTACGTACCGGACTGGAGCAGCGCGGATGGCGCGTAAGAGCCCTGGAAACAGACCCGCTGTCCGCACGTCTGATCGTCACCGATCCTGCCAGCCGTGAAGAGTGCGAGGTCGACATCCTCAAGGAAGCACTCTGGCGACCACCCGTACACACCGAGCACGGCTTGGTGCTGTCCCTCGAAGATGTCGTCGGCACCAAGGTCCGCGCCTTGGCCGACCGTGGACTCGCCAGGGATCTGATCGATGTACAGGCCGCCACGGACCGCTGGAACCCCGTCGAACTCGAAGAGCTCGGCCGGCGCCATGCCCGCGACTCCTTCGACCTCAGCGAGCTTCAAGCTCGGCTGGGCGGAGCCGACTGGATCGACGACACGGAATTCGCCGCCTACGGACTCGACGAGCAAGCGATCACCGGGCTGCGGCAGTGGGCACAGACATGGGCCGACGACATCGGGGAACGGCTCCAGGAGCTGGAGACTCCGCACGAGGACTGA
- a CDS encoding site-2 protease family protein produces MNGSVRVGQVVGVPLRMHWSVPLLVVLFAYGLGRQTLPAWTPGRSDAVYTFASAVGAVLLMGSLLLHETAHAAIARRKKIAVQDVTLWALGGVTRMGRPPTAAVAFAVAISGPLTSLAIGSAALGAGIGLHAMSGWAVPAAVLVWLGWANLFLGAFNLLPAAPLDGGRVVQALLWWRTGDRERADRAASRSGQVVGGLLMAFGWISFLRGAPGGLWLVFVGLFITVVAGAERQRAVIHTALRGIKVADAMSSPVTTGADWLTIRHFIDEVAVSSRHSAVPLLDFEGRPSGIVQIRKLARIPGARREALRVHEVAIPLSQCAVAAPSDLLSEALDKLRPGTGMRILVVDGHHLVGIVTAKDISRLTQQHALGGRGTD; encoded by the coding sequence ATGAACGGCTCGGTCCGTGTCGGACAAGTTGTCGGGGTACCACTGCGGATGCACTGGAGCGTGCCGCTGCTGGTGGTCCTGTTCGCGTACGGTCTTGGCCGCCAGACCCTCCCCGCATGGACTCCAGGGCGCTCGGATGCGGTGTACACCTTCGCCAGTGCCGTGGGGGCCGTGCTGCTCATGGGCAGCCTCCTGCTCCACGAGACGGCACACGCTGCGATTGCCCGCAGGAAGAAGATCGCGGTACAGGATGTGACGCTGTGGGCGCTGGGCGGGGTGACCCGGATGGGGCGACCGCCGACGGCCGCGGTGGCTTTCGCAGTGGCGATCAGCGGGCCGCTCACCAGCCTGGCCATCGGAAGCGCCGCGCTCGGAGCGGGAATCGGGCTGCACGCGATGTCCGGCTGGGCGGTGCCCGCCGCCGTTCTCGTGTGGCTCGGCTGGGCGAACCTGTTCCTGGGCGCATTCAACCTCCTTCCCGCTGCGCCGCTCGACGGCGGAAGGGTGGTGCAGGCGCTGTTGTGGTGGCGTACCGGAGACCGGGAACGTGCGGATCGGGCGGCCTCCCGAAGCGGTCAGGTCGTGGGCGGGCTGCTGATGGCCTTCGGCTGGATCTCCTTCCTGCGCGGGGCGCCGGGCGGGCTGTGGCTCGTCTTCGTCGGTCTCTTCATCACGGTCGTCGCCGGCGCCGAACGGCAGCGCGCCGTGATCCACACAGCACTGCGGGGCATCAAGGTCGCCGATGCCATGTCCAGCCCGGTGACCACCGGCGCCGACTGGCTGACCATCCGGCATTTCATCGACGAGGTGGCAGTGAGCTCCCGCCATTCCGCCGTGCCGCTGCTCGATTTCGAAGGCCGTCCCAGCGGGATCGTTCAGATACGCAAGCTTGCCCGGATACCGGGAGCGCGCCGGGAGGCGTTGCGCGTGCACGAGGTGGCGATCCCGCTGTCACAGTGCGCGGTTGCCGCCCCGAGTGATCTTCTGAGTGAGGCTCTCGACAAGCTCCGCCCGGGTACTGGCATGCGCATTCTCGTCGTGGACGGGCACCATCTGGTGGGGATCGTCACCGCGAAGGACATTTCACGGCTGACCCAGCAGCACGCGCTGGGGGGCCGAGGGACAGACTGA
- a CDS encoding DUF5994 family protein: MTTTVERGVARALAPALPTRISLTPKTTLAGQLDGAWWPYSQDLFTELPSLVEALDGRWGRITRAMVNPTRWPVVPHKVPVTGHIVHVGWFTEQDPDKVILLSRTAGRCDLLVIPPETEPAAAARLMTAAAVPGSVLTAGVLMSEEAATGRRMRDARSSQEVWETDGGSALPPLRHRCPGAEQPLPGNTRR, encoded by the coding sequence ATGACCACGACCGTCGAACGCGGAGTGGCACGGGCGCTAGCTCCCGCGCTCCCGACGCGCATTTCCCTCACGCCGAAGACCACCCTCGCCGGCCAGTTGGACGGTGCCTGGTGGCCCTACTCGCAGGACCTGTTCACCGAGCTTCCGTCCCTGGTCGAAGCGCTGGATGGGCGCTGGGGACGCATCACGCGTGCCATGGTGAATCCCACCCGCTGGCCCGTCGTCCCGCACAAGGTTCCTGTCACCGGGCACATCGTGCACGTGGGCTGGTTCACCGAACAGGATCCCGACAAGGTGATCCTGCTCTCCCGCACCGCAGGCCGCTGCGACCTGCTGGTGATCCCGCCCGAGACCGAGCCCGCCGCAGCCGCCCGGCTGATGACCGCCGCTGCCGTCCCCGGCAGCGTCCTCACCGCCGGTGTGTTGATGTCCGAAGAAGCCGCGACCGGCCGCCGTATGCGGGACGCCCGAAGCAGCCAGGAAGTCTGGGAGACCGATGGCGGGTCCGCCCTGCCGCCCCTCCGTCACAGGTGTCCCGGCGCGGAGCAGCCCCTGCCGGGGAACACGCGGAGATGA